CATGGGCCACATGGCGCAGGTAATTGCCATGGGCCTCAACGATGCCCCATCCGGTTACGGTGGTGCCCGGGTCGATCCCCAAGGTGCGCACCCTCTCAACCGTTGCTCAGGCGTTCCATGACATCATCCGGGATATCAAAGTTGGCGTAGACCCGCTGGACATCGTCATGGTCCTCCAGGACATCCATGAGCTTGAGCATGCTTTCGGCGGGTTTTTCCCCCAGGGTGACGGTGGTTTGGGGGCGCATGGTGATCTCGGCGGAGGCAGGTTTGTCGAACCCTGCCGTGGCGAGCGCCTGGAGAACTTTTTCAAAATCCTCGGGTCGGGTGATGATTTCGAAGCCGTCGCCATCGGCGATCAAATCTTCGGCGCCGGCTTCCAGGGTGATCTCCATGAGAGTCTCTTCGGAGCCCTCATCCAGCAGAATCTGTCCCTTCTGGTCAAAGAGATACGAAACACAACCCGTGGTTCCCAGATTGCCGCCATGTTTGCCGAGCAGGGAGCGCACATCCGCCACCGTGCGATTGATGTTGTCGGTGAGGGTATCCACCAGGATGGCCACTCCGCCGGGTCCATACCCTTCGTAGCGCACCTCCTGATACTCCACCCCATCCATATCCCCTGTACCCCGTTTGATGGCCTTCTCGATGGTATCCTTGGGCATGTTCTGGGCTCGGGCCGCAGCCATGGCGGCCCGTAGGCGCGGATTGGCAGAATGATCCGCACCACCAGATCGGG
The sequence above is a segment of the Magnetococcales bacterium genome. Coding sequences within it:
- a CDS encoding YebC/PmpR family DNA-binding transcriptional regulator, giving the protein MAGHSKWANIKHRKGAQDVKRGKIFTKLIREITISARSGGADHSANPRLRAAMAAARAQNMPKDTIEKAIKRGTGDMDGVEYQEVRYEGYGPGGVAILVDTLTDNINRTVADVRSLLGKHGGNLGTTGCVSYLFDQKGQILLDEGSEETLMEITLEAGAEDLIADGDGFEIITRPEDFEKVLQALATAGFDKPASAEITMRPQTTVTLGEKPAESMLKLMDVLEDHDDVQRVYANFDIPDDVMERLSNG